The DNA region TCTGCCTTTGTGCCTACACACAGTTTTAGTCATGAATCTACGCAGagttttatgcatctggccccTTGATAGACTGACTGCTACTCGTatataaagttttctttttacCCAGACTCCTCTGGAATATCAGCAGTGTCTAATTATAAAAGTGTTTAAAATCTTATTGGGTGGTGACCGTTTCTGTAACAGCGAGTCAGTTGTGTCGCCTTAACATGTCACATATAAACTGAAGTGGTGACACTTAATTGTCCTCCCTGGTGGTGGTGCAGCGTTCTCCTGCTCCTCTCATTTATCACAcaatataattataaaatatatatttttgggtCATACGACATTATTGCACAGTAGAACTGAGGGGAATGTAATACTAAGGACTCAAAGGAACAGTGTTGCACATGTACAGTCCAGTCTAAACTACAGAGGACCCCTGCAGATTTATTTATCCTCCAGGACTGTGTGCACTTTCAGCGCCGTCCTCAAATGAATTCCAGCCCCTCAAACTTCACATCCCCTATCTTTGTCTCGGGCATAAGCACCCGACCGTCTAGCGTAAATGCAATGATGTAGGTGGCAATCTTGCCTGCATCCTCCTCTGATTTCAGGGCGAGAATTATCTGATCGTCTGTGTCTGGGACAAATTTAAACGAGGAGAAGCCGTGGGTTGGGTTGAGGGGTCCAACGTGCCGCACTGTTATGTAGCTGAAGTCTGCGGGGCAGGACAGGAGGAGGTTGGTGGCGCGCCGCTCGTCTGCTGTCTCTTCGTAGTGCTCGTGACTGGCACGGCGAGGGAGGAAGAACCAGCGCTGGAGACGCTCGCTCCACGCTGCTGATTCATGGATAAGGTAGCCTATAGAACAAGCAGAGTTGAAGAATGGAGAGTTAACAGATGAATTATGgagactgtgtgtaaatgtgactGCCAATTATGGGTGTCATTTCTTCTTCATtctcctatgtagatataaatgtctcattctaaggtaacaaaaacgcaattcttattttcaggtgatttatTCATACACACtgaggcctagtccacacgagcACGGGTATTTTTAAAAACGAACTTTTCTGGCCTCCAGTTATTAAAAAATCTGCGTCCATACGAGCtgtgtaataaaaatacctccACCCACATGACACCACAAATTCCACTATCAagcaatgtaatacacatgccaaagcagtaggtggcgatataaCTCCTAACTGTAAGGCCACTGTAGCCAATAAGAAGGAAGTACAACATCATTACCGGAAAAACAACAAGCACgaaaaatcaatataataatataataataaaaatatatatatatttaatatgcTGCTAAATAACCTCAAATCGTCTCTCGCACACACTGGATTGggtaataacacagctgttttctgtttacatcgcacactgtgacatcatacaaTGGAGACGAGACAAAATAACTGCGGTTATCTTGTCCAcacatgactgctgacactggacttttccaaaaagttcaccctggactccggttacaggggcccaaaactgcggtaacgtgtggatgaaaggccaaacCGTGAGCAAAGACTCATGGTTTTATAAATACCCGCGTCGGTGTGGACAGCCCCTCACTCTTTAAAGATGCAAATACAACACTttatttcaattaaattaaatgtaaactttAAATAGTTTTACTGCAACCATTTATTTCAAGGTTTTATTTGTCTATTTTTGGATGAAGAAACCCCTGACATCTGAAACCCAATCTACACTCTTGGTGCAAATTCAGTAATTGTTGTAAGTGGACAGGActataaagaagaagaagaagaagaggaaacaaacaaacaaaaaaggtcaGGACCTGGTGGTTGTATCCCTGTTGCGCTCCGCAGGGCGTTGTAGTGCGGCACCCAGTTCTCATGCTGCACATCACCATGGTGGCCCACAACTTTCACCCACTCTGGGTGGTTGTTGACGACTTCTCCAGAGGTTGTGGTCCACTCTTTCCCCAGGCCGCCAACATACAGGTGCTCATCCTTCACTGCCAGCCACTCTGCTTTGAATCCTGCACACAGAACAAGGACTGGTTTGTAAGAGGGAATGTAAACCTCGTAAAATGGCCGCCAACCTTTCCAAAGTTGTTTGCTACAACAATACGGCACATCACACATTGAAACAATCTAAGAAGGGCTATAGTGGCTATCTTTATACTATATTTTTGGATTTTCATTCTCAAATTTTTGAGTGCAAAACAAAGAATGTACAAATCAAAGGATCTACATGTATACAATGGATAGAGTGAGCGACTTTTGGAGACTGACCTTTGGAGACTGAACCATCCCCATCAGGTAATATAACCCAGGGAACAGCCTGGTTGCCCTCGATCCTGTACACCACGCCTGTGCGGTCGTCCACACTGTACAGCTGACCGTTGAACGTCACCAGCTCGGACAGCTCCATACCTGCAGCACAGCAAGTCAAACAGTGAGGTAACCAACATACTGatgagaaaacacaaacattgtGAGCAGAGATCAGTTTGTGTCCCTCTACCTCGTCCTTTCTCAGCCAGATGACTCTCCAGTGTGACCGTCTCAGCATCCCACTCCACCTCCAGTCTGTCAGCGCTGTCCGAAACAGTCAGGTACCCTCTTTTCATGTAGCTGAACCACGTCTGATCCTTAGAGCTACGTGACGCTGTGTCCAGATCTGCAACCACACCAATCCGGTAACGAATGCCATGCTTTGTCTTCTCTGGAGGACTTAACGGGTATGTGTCATTGTAAGGTTTTTCCGCTCTCTGGTGCCGGGAGAGGCCTCGTGCAGTTTGTCTGTTAATGTCCCTGAAGACATCACCGTCACCCTCACTGTGCAGTTGCAAACTGTGAAACCTGTTGCGGTTGTAACCTCTGGTGACAGTGTCTCTGTCCCCGACTGTCCGGTGCAGGTATAACATGAGCACTAAAGCCAGCAGGGTGGCCACAGTGATCGCCCGCCATTTAGGGTGGAAGCGTGAGTCTGAGGAGGCAGCTTGTGTCATGGACGCCAAGGCCAGGGGGAGGCCTCGGACGGCAACACCAAAGGAGGTCATGGAAGTATCTTCTCCATCCTCACTGTCAGGCTTGGACTGGGGGTGATGACCACTATAGCCTGGGATAGAGAAGCACATCCGATCAGACGCTTGATGACGGACATGGttgcacaaaatgtaaatgataataaaactgACAAAGAGGAGAAAAGTGCATTTGCATAAACTGTAAGAattattaaattgttttaaacaTGCCAAGTCTGCTTAACACTTCTTAAGGTATTCAAATCACATGTCAAATTGTCTAGTTATTGTTCATTACATGGTACAAATGGCATTGTTTTCAGCTGACAAGGATCAAATCACTGTTTGTGAAGCTGTGTATTGTTAATTTCATCAAACTCTGtataaagtttaaataaaaaacactgaaaacaatagCTGGGGAAGattaaacaataaacatgggAGAGGAGGACAACATGTCAGAAAAATGGGCTGTTGTTCCCATTGTTCTTTGTACACAACGGAGTACTGTTCTCGCAGAACCCCTAATATGCATACTGAGTAGGAAGCTGGGGCGTCTTCTCAGAATGACAAGCATATCACTAACTTGACTGTGTTCTGATGTTCATGTCAAATGACTTTGTCTCTCTGAGCCCCAAAGATATTCGTTTGTAAAATGACATATCACTAGTGCTGTGTGTGGAAACAGCCAACTCCTGATGATCATCTATTCCTGTAATTCTTCTGTGTAGTAGAAGTTTAACACCTCTCATGCCTGTTGTAGTCTTCTATTGGTAGTACACGTCAGTGTTATAAACAACTTATCTAAAGCTAAAAGCCAGAAAACACATTCAACACCTGTGATTTCACCAAATGTCAAGATCTAAAACTATGCTAACAATGTGCAGAAGATCATGGGATCCACAGACTGAACCCACATGTGCTAATGAATTATAGTTTCCTCTTTAGATCTACATACAGATGGTTTCATTTGAGTTACAAAAAGGTCTGACAAACCAGTATAGGGCTGGTATGTATATGTACATGCCAACAGACAACCTGCCTGCTGAAATACGAGAGGTGTGCTTGGTCTGTGAGAACAACAGTACCAAGGTGACCCTCAACCTTTCCGTTGTCAATGGCAACCATAGTTATAGTAAATACGCTTCAGCACAGTCATGGGTTAAGCTCCCTCAACCCGTCTGCACTGAgtcatgaaaacatttaaacatgccTTTAATAGTAGTCAAACACAACCAACAATACTTAAATTTACtagattttttctttctttttttttttttttgcaaatgtaGCACACCAGACCTTTATTCCTGCTGTTCAGAAAGCAATTTCCTGAAAAAGTGAACCAGTTTCCTAGCAATTAGGAATGATTGCTCCAGATTTAAACATATGATTGAAGCATAATCTTACAAGAAGTTAGTGTGACAACAAATTCAGCTTTACAATAAAGGGGATCTTGAGCAGTGGAGGATAATGCAACTGtatattaaacatttattgCAGCGCTAAAGCAATATCTAGGTGGGACTGAAGTAGCAGAGCACTTGTGTAATTAAACTGATAAATCATCACCATTTTAGCAACAACCCAAAATAGGCCAACTGTCACCACAgcattaacaaaatgtttctgtgaaaGAACAATATCAGCCTGAGAGAATAGTCTGCTTTAATCACTATCTTAAAAGTATGGGTGACAACACAAACCAGTTTTTAGAAATATTTACCAAGAGGCTGTTTAGTATTACTGTAGTGCACCACATAATCTAACATCCTTTACAGCTGGTAACCATTACctctcttctgtctcttcaGCAGCCCTCCACACAAACTCATACTCCTTAACTAACATgctctttaacacacacacacacacacacacacacacacacacacactcacacacacggaCATGTCAAATTGGCACACTCTCCACCAATATATAATGCCCTTATTGTCGCTATTGTATGCACAGCCCCTGTTTCCCATCCCGCGATGCACAGACCCAAACACTGCCTCCCTGTATGCTATATGCT from Epinephelus fuscoguttatus linkage group LG3, E.fuscoguttatus.final_Chr_v1 includes:
- the cant1b gene encoding soluble calcium-activated nucleotidase 1b isoform X1: MRAKANSMMVTACSEEKRRRKGYSGHHPQSKPDSEDGEDTSMTSFGVAVRGLPLALASMTQAASSDSRFHPKWRAITVATLLALVLMLYLHRTVGDRDTVTRGYNRNRFHSLQLHSEGDGDVFRDINRQTARGLSRHQRAEKPYNDTYPLSPPEKTKHGIRYRIGVVADLDTASRSSKDQTWFSYMKRGYLTVSDSADRLEVEWDAETVTLESHLAEKGRGMELSELVTFNGQLYSVDDRTGVVYRIEGNQAVPWVILPDGDGSVSKGFKAEWLAVKDEHLYVGGLGKEWTTTSGEVVNNHPEWVKVVGHHGDVQHENWVPHYNALRSATGIQPPGYLIHESAAWSERLQRWFFLPRRASHEHYEETADERRATNLLLSCPADFSYITVRHVGPLNPTHGFSSFKFVPDTDDQIILALKSEEDAGKIATYIIAFTLDGRVLMPETKIGDVKFEGLEFI
- the cant1b gene encoding soluble calcium-activated nucleotidase 1b isoform X2 produces the protein MTSFGVAVRGLPLALASMTQAASSDSRFHPKWRAITVATLLALVLMLYLHRTVGDRDTVTRGYNRNRFHSLQLHSEGDGDVFRDINRQTARGLSRHQRAEKPYNDTYPLSPPEKTKHGIRYRIGVVADLDTASRSSKDQTWFSYMKRGYLTVSDSADRLEVEWDAETVTLESHLAEKGRGMELSELVTFNGQLYSVDDRTGVVYRIEGNQAVPWVILPDGDGSVSKGFKAEWLAVKDEHLYVGGLGKEWTTTSGEVVNNHPEWVKVVGHHGDVQHENWVPHYNALRSATGIQPPGYLIHESAAWSERLQRWFFLPRRASHEHYEETADERRATNLLLSCPADFSYITVRHVGPLNPTHGFSSFKFVPDTDDQIILALKSEEDAGKIATYIIAFTLDGRVLMPETKIGDVKFEGLEFI